The Mesorhizobium opportunistum WSM2075 DNA window CCGCCGGCCGGTCACAGGCTCAGAATCTGGCCCAACGCATGGCGAGGGAGCCGCTTGCCGCGATTTTGAGCAGTCCACGCAAGCGCACGTTGGAGACCGCGAAACCCATCGCCATGTCATGCGGCGTCGAGCATGTTTCGATCCGCCGCGAATTGGATGAGATCGACTTCGGTGCATGGTCCGGCAAGACGTTCGAAGAGCTGAATGGCGATGCCGCCTGGCGAATGTGGAATGACCAGCGACAGAACGCACGCACGCCGAGCGGCGAGACCATGCTGGATACGCAGCAGCGGGTTATCGGCCTGATGGATGCGTTGCGCCAGCAGAAGCCAAACCAATACGTCGCGCTGATCAGCCACGCGGACGTCATCAAGGCTGCGGTGTGCAAGGTCCTTGGCCTTCAGCTCGGCGACTGCTTTCGTTTCGACATTGAGCCCGCCTCGATCACCACCATCGTCCATGGCGACTGGGGCTCAAAGCTCATTCGCCTGAATGAAGTCGCCTGACGGGAGCTGCCGATGCGCATGGTCATCTTCGGTCTCACTGTCACTTCCTCCTGGGGAAACGGACACGCCACGCTCTGGCGCGGGCTGATACGAGCGCTCGCGCCACTCGGCTGGCGTATCAGCTTCTTTGAGCACGACACCCCCTACTACGCCGGCGCAAGGGACCTCGACCATCTCGATGGCGGCAACGTGGTGCTCTATGGGGGTTGGGATGATGTTGCCCAGGCCGCGGCGGTCGCGGTCCGGGAGGCTGACGCTGTCATTGTCACCTCCTACTGCCCGGATGCTGTTCAAGCCTCACACCTCGCGTGCGAGAGCTGTCCCGGACTGAAAGTGTTCTATGACCTTGATACTGCGGTGACGCTGGCGCGCATCGAACAAGGCGACCAGCCACCCTATTTCGGCCCGGAAGGGCTTCGCGATTTCGACCTGGTGCTGAGCTACACCGGGGGCCCGGCGCTCGATGCACTCAAGACCATGCTGGGCGCGCGTCTCGTCGTGCCGCTCTATGGCCATGTGGATCCCGGCCACCATCGGCCGTCGCAGCCTCGGGCCGAATTTGCCGGAGATCTGTCCTATCTCGGCACCTATGCCGACGATCGGCAGACCGGCGTCGAAAAATTGCTTGTCGCGCCGGCAGTCCGGATGCCCGATCGCCGCTTTGTCATTGGCGGCGCACAATACCCGCAGGATTTCCCGTGGAGCGACAATATCTTCTTCGTCAGGCATCTGCCGCCCGCCGACCATCCGGCCTTCTTCTGCTCGTCACGTCTGACCCTGAACGTCACCCGCGAGGCGATGGCGCGTAAGGGTTGGTGCCCCTCGGGCCGGTTGTTCGAAGCGGCGGCCTGCGGCGCCGCGATCATTTCAGATGACTGGCCGGGCCTGGAAAGCTTCTTCGAGCCTGGCAAGGAGATACTGCTCGCGCATTCCACGGAAGACGTGGTCGCAGCGCTCGGTTTATCGGATGGCGAGATCGAAGCGCTGCGCCGTAGAGCCCGTGAACGCGTGCTCGATGAACACACATCCGCTCGCCGCGCCGCGGAACTGGATCGAATCCTGAATGAGGCGGCCCGGGCGCCGGCAAGCGAACAGATGAAGGAAGCCGTCTGATGTTGGGCATCGTGCCTGCCGCGGGGCGCGGCAGCCGCATTCAACCGCTGGGTTTTTCCAAGGAGTTGCTGCCGGTGGGCAGCCGGATGGACGGGCAAACCGAGCGCCCCTGCGCGGTCAGCGAATATCTGGTGCGCCGAATGGTGCGCAACGGCGTCGACAGGATCTGCTTCATCATCGGCTCGGGCAAGTCGGACATACTCGAATATTATGCCGCCGGCTATGACAGCGCCGCCGCTATCTTCGTGGCCCAGCCCTCTCCGGTCGGCCTTTGCGACGCGATCTTCCGCGCCGCGCCTCTCGTCATGCCGGAAGAAACGGTGCTGATCGGTCTGCCGGATACGATCTGGTTTCCCGAGGACGGCTTCTGCCAACTTCCGGACGACCGTCTGTCGTTCCTGCTGTTTCCTGTGGACCGGCCGGAGCTTTTCGACGCCGTCGTCACCGATCAGGATGGCCGGGTCGAGCAGATCCAGGTCAAGCAGCAGGACGCGGCCACGGACTGGGTATGGGGAGCATTCAAGATGCCGGGCCGCATCTTTCACCGGCTCGCGGGGCTCTGGCGCGAGCGGGATGGTTGCGACGAATATTTCGGCACGCTGGTCAATGCCTATCTGGCCGTCGGAGGTGAAGCCTTAGGCGTCAAGGCGGGCTTGGCCTATGTCGATGTGGGGACGTTCAACGGCTACCGCACGGCACTGCGGCTACTTGAAAACAACGAAACGTCGGAAGACGAAGGCACGCCGATGTTGGTGCCGCC harbors:
- a CDS encoding histidine phosphatase family protein, with amino-acid sequence MTTTFFLVRHAAHDDVGRCLAGRLNDIDLGTAGRSQAQNLAQRMAREPLAAILSSPRKRTLETAKPIAMSCGVEHVSIRRELDEIDFGAWSGKTFEELNGDAAWRMWNDQRQNARTPSGETMLDTQQRVIGLMDALRQQKPNQYVALISHADVIKAAVCKVLGLQLGDCFRFDIEPASITTIVHGDWGSKLIRLNEVA
- a CDS encoding CgeB family protein, with amino-acid sequence MRMVIFGLTVTSSWGNGHATLWRGLIRALAPLGWRISFFEHDTPYYAGARDLDHLDGGNVVLYGGWDDVAQAAAVAVREADAVIVTSYCPDAVQASHLACESCPGLKVFYDLDTAVTLARIEQGDQPPYFGPEGLRDFDLVLSYTGGPALDALKTMLGARLVVPLYGHVDPGHHRPSQPRAEFAGDLSYLGTYADDRQTGVEKLLVAPAVRMPDRRFVIGGAQYPQDFPWSDNIFFVRHLPPADHPAFFCSSRLTLNVTREAMARKGWCPSGRLFEAAACGAAIISDDWPGLESFFEPGKEILLAHSTEDVVAALGLSDGEIEALRRRARERVLDEHTSARRAAELDRILNEAARAPASEQMKEAV
- a CDS encoding sugar phosphate nucleotidyltransferase; this translates as MLGIVPAAGRGSRIQPLGFSKELLPVGSRMDGQTERPCAVSEYLVRRMVRNGVDRICFIIGSGKSDILEYYAAGYDSAAAIFVAQPSPVGLCDAIFRAAPLVMPEETVLIGLPDTIWFPEDGFCQLPDDRLSFLLFPVDRPELFDAVVTDQDGRVEQIQVKQQDAATDWVWGAFKMPGRIFHRLAGLWRERDGCDEYFGTLVNAYLAVGGEALGVKAGLAYVDVGTFNGYRTALRLLENNETSEDEGTPMLVPPSSSQVPYLPGEGG